From Drosophila yakuba strain Tai18E2 chromosome 2L, Prin_Dyak_Tai18E2_2.1, whole genome shotgun sequence, one genomic window encodes:
- the LOC26535515 gene encoding lysosomal alpha-mannosidase isoform X2 encodes MSAKTSVWLAFFCVLGCLIHDADLRSIQQRASQCGYQSCHPTKPNMLNVHLVAHTHDDVGWLKTVDQYYYGSETRIQKAGVQYIIDSVVEALLRDPEKRFIYVESAFFFKWWKEQKPKVQDAVKMLVEQGRLEFIGGAWSMNDEATTHYQSVIDQFSWGLRLLNDTFGECGRPRVGWQIDPFGHSREMASMFAQMGFDGMFFGRLDYQDKDERLMTKNAEMIWHGSANLGEEADLFSGALYNNYQAPDGFCFDILCNDQPIIDGKHSPDNNVKERVDTFLAYVTKMAEHYRTPNVILTMGEDFHYQNADMWYKNLDKLIKYANERQANGSNINLLYSTPSCYLKSLHDAGITWPSKSDDFFPYASDPHAYWTGYFTSRPTLKRFERDGNHFLQICKQLSALAPQKPEEFDSHLTFMRETLGIMQHHDAITGTEKEKVALDYAKRMSVAFRACGATTRNVLNQLTVQSKENVKDKSAKYVFEFKTCALLNITSCPVSEVNDRFALTLYNPLAHTVNEYVRIPVPESNYKIIDNKGITLESQAVPIPQVLIDIKHRNSTAKYEIVFLATNIPPLGYRTYYVEKLDSSEGSTEGSTVSRALPKRTSSVTVIGNSHIQLGFDTNGFLSEVTADGLTRLVSQDFLFYEGAVGNNAEFLNRSSGAYIFRPNEDKIHFATDQVEIEVYKGDLVHEVHQKFNNWISQVVRVYNKDSYAEFEWLVGPIPINDGIGKEVITRFNSDIASDGIFRTDSNGREMIKRKINHRDTWSVKINEAVAGNYYPITTKIDLEDDTARMAILTDRAQGGSSLKDGSLELMVHRRLLKDDAFGVGEALNETEFGDGLIARGKHHLFFGKSTDREGVSLKGIERLTQLEKLLPTWKFFSNMEDYSADEWQTAFTNTFSGISLVLPKPVHLLTLEPWHENQLLVRFEHILENGEDASYSQPAQFNVKNVLSAFEVEGIRETTLDGNAWLDESRRLQFAPDPEEAAVNTYATFSQPAESVHLLSAEKPMLAVKYADEALPAGQLGAESNRIRRETDSQQDKKDEGRSSKATEGPYNSFKADSSNQEYIIELSPMEIRTFIVYLTPA; translated from the exons ATGTCTGCGAAGACTTCGGTGTGGCTGGCGTTCTTTTGCGTCCTCGGCTGCCTGATACACGATGCCGATTTGCGAAGTATTCAACAAAGGGCATCCCAGTGCGGCTATCAG agCTGCCATCCAACGAAACCCAACATGCTGAACGTGCACCTGGTGGCCCACACCCATGACGACGTGGGTTGGCTGAAGACCGTCGACCAGTACTACTATGGCAGCGAGACCAGAATCCAAAAGGCTGGAGTCCAGTATATTATCGATTCGGTGGTGGAGGCTCTGCTCCGGGATCCGGAGAAACGTTTCATCTATGTGGAGTCTGCCTTCTTCTTCAAGTGGTGGAAGGAGCAGAAGCCCAAAGTCCAGGATGCAGTGAAGATGTTGGTGGAGCAAGGAAGACTTGAATTCATTGGCGGCGCCTGGAGCATGAATGACGAGGCCACCACCCATTACCAGAGTGTGATCGATCAGTTCTCCTGGGGATTGAG ACTTTTGAATGACACCTTTGGAGAGTGCGGACGTCCGCGGGTGGGATGGCAAATAGATCCCTTTGGTCACTCCAGGGAAATGGCATCCATGTTCGCGCAAATGGGCTTCGATGGAATGTTCTTCGGACGACTGGACTATCAGGATAAGGACGAGCGCCTAATGACCAAGAATGCGGAGATGATATGGCATGGTTCAGCCAATTTGG GAGAGGAAGCGGATCTGTTCAGTGGCGCCCTCTACAACAACTACCAGGCACCAGATGGCTTCTGCTTCGATATCCTTTGCAACGATCAACCCATCATTGATGGCAAACACAGTCCCGATAATAATGTTAAAGAGCGC GTGGATACTTTCCTGGCGTACGTTACGAAAATGGCCGAACACTATCGCACTCCCAATGTGATTCTGACCATGGGTGAGGATTTCCACTACCAGAACGCTGATATGTGGTACAAGAACCTGGACAAACTGATTAA ATATGCCAATGAACGCCAGGCAAATGGTTCGAACATAAACCTACTGTACTCCACTCCCTCGTGCTATCTGAAATCGCTGCACGATGCTGGCATCACTTGGCCCAGCAAGAGCGATGACTTCTTCCCATATGCCTCCGATCCACATGCCTACTGGACGGGTTACTTCACATCGCGACCCACTCTGAAGCGATTCGAGCGGGATGGCAATCACTTCCTGCAGATTTGCAAGCAGTTGAGTGCTCTGGCGCCACAGAAACCCGAAGAATTCGATTCCCACTTGACCTTTATGCGGGAAACCCTCGGCATAATGCAGCACCACGATGCCATAACTGGAACCGAGAAGGAAAAGGTGGCTCTGGACTATGCCAAGCGAATGAGTGTCGCCTTCCGGGCCTGTGGAGCTACCACTCGCAATGTCTTGAATCAACTGACTGTCCAATCAAAGGAAAATGTCAAGGATAAATCGGCCAAATATGTTTTCGAGTTCAAGACCTGTGCCCTGCTGAACATCACCTCCTGTCCCGTCTCCGAGGTCAACGATAGATTTGCCCTAACCCTCTACAATCCGCTGGCTCACACGGTCAATGAGTATGTGAGGATTCCTGTGCCAGAGTCCAACTACAAAATCATTGATAACAAGG GTATTACTTTGGAAAGCCAAGCCGTTCCGATTCCCCAGGTGCTGATCGACATTAAGCACAGGAACTCCACAGCCAAATACGAAATCGTTTTCCTAGCCACCAACATTCCGCCCCTGGGATACCGCACATATTATGTTGAGAAACTGGACAGTAGTGAGGGTAGTACTGAGGGTAGCACTGTTTCCAGGGCCTTGCCGAAGCGAACTTCCAGCGTTACAGTGATTGGAAATAGT CACATTCAACTTGGGTTCGACACCAATGGTTTCCTTTCGGAAGTCACAGCCGATGGCCTTACTAGATTGGTCAGTCAGGATTTCCTGTTCTACGAGGGTGCTGTTGGAAATAATGCAGAGTTCCTCAATCGTTCATCCGGTGCCTACATCTTCCGACCCAACGAGGACAAGATACACTTTGCCACCGACCAAGTCGAAATCGAAGTCTACAAGGGCGATCTGGTGCATGAGGTGCATCAGAAGTTCAACAATTGGATTAGCCAGGTGGTGCGAGTTTACAACAAGGATTCATACGCTGAGTTTGAGTGGCTGGTTGGACCCATTCCCATTAATGATGGCATTGGCAAGGAGGTCATTACTCGCTTCAACTCGGACATCGCGTCGGACGGCATTTTCCGCACCGATTCCAATG GTCGCGAGATGATCAAGAGGAAAATCAACCATCGCGACACGTGGAGTGTGAAAATCAACGAAGCAGTGGCCGGCAATTACTATCCCATTACGACTAAAATAGATCTGGAGGACGACACTGCCCGTATGGCCATCCTTACGGACAGAGCCCAGGGAGGCAGCTCCTTGAAGGACGGATCCTTGGAACTGATGGTTCACCGTCGTCTGTTGAAGGACGATGCCTTTGGCGTGGGCGAGGCTCTGAATGAGACTGAGTTTGGCGATGGACTGATTGCTCGAGGCAAACACCATCTGTTCTTCGGAAAGTCCACGGATCGGGAAGGTGTTTCCCTCAAGGGAATCGAGAGGCTAACCCAGCTGGAGAAACTGCTGCCCACATGGAAGTTCTTCAGCAACATGGAGGATTACAGTGCCGACGAATGGCAAACAGCATTTACTAATACC TTTAGCGGAATTTCATTGGTTCTGCCGAAACCCGTGCACCTGCTTACCCTGGAGCCCTGGCACGAGAACCAACTCCTGGTGCGCTTTGAGCACATCTTGGAGAACGGCGAAGATGCATCCTACTCCCAGCCCGCTCAGTTCAATGTCAAGAACGTGCTGAGTGCCTTCGAGGTCGAGGGCATCCGCGAAACCACTTTGGATGGCAATGCCTGGCTGGACGAAAGTCGACGACTCCAGTTTGCGCCGGATCCTGAAGAAGCCGCGGTTAACACATATGCCACATTCTCGCAACCCGC
- the LOC26535515 gene encoding lysosomal alpha-mannosidase isoform X1, producing MSAKTSVWLAFFCVLGCLIHDADLRSIQQRASQCGYQSCHPTKPNMLNVHLVAHTHDDVGWLKTVDQYYYGSETRIQKAGVQYIIDSVVEALLRDPEKRFIYVESAFFFKWWKEQKPKVQDAVKMLVEQGRLEFIGGAWSMNDEATTHYQSVIDQFSWGLRLLNDTFGECGRPRVGWQIDPFGHSREMASMFAQMGFDGMFFGRLDYQDKDERLMTKNAEMIWHGSANLGEEADLFSGALYNNYQAPDGFCFDILCNDQPIIDGKHSPDNNVKERIDTFLDFAKTQSQYYRTNNIIVTMGGDFTYQAAHVYYKNLDKLIRYANERQANGSNINLLYSTPSCYLKSLHDAGITWPSKSDDFFPYASDPHAYWTGYFTSRPTLKRFERDGNHFLQICKQLSALAPQKPEEFDSHLTFMRETLGIMQHHDAITGTEKEKVALDYAKRMSVAFRACGATTRNVLNQLTVQSKENVKDKSAKYVFEFKTCALLNITSCPVSEVNDRFALTLYNPLAHTVNEYVRIPVPESNYKIIDNKGITLESQAVPIPQVLIDIKHRNSTAKYEIVFLATNIPPLGYRTYYVEKLDSSEGSTEGSTVSRALPKRTSSVTVIGNSHIQLGFDTNGFLSEVTADGLTRLVSQDFLFYEGAVGNNAEFLNRSSGAYIFRPNEDKIHFATDQVEIEVYKGDLVHEVHQKFNNWISQVVRVYNKDSYAEFEWLVGPIPINDGIGKEVITRFNSDIASDGIFRTDSNGREMIKRKINHRDTWSVKINEAVAGNYYPITTKIDLEDDTARMAILTDRAQGGSSLKDGSLELMVHRRLLKDDAFGVGEALNETEFGDGLIARGKHHLFFGKSTDREGVSLKGIERLTQLEKLLPTWKFFSNMEDYSADEWQTAFTNTFSGISLVLPKPVHLLTLEPWHENQLLVRFEHILENGEDASYSQPAQFNVKNVLSAFEVEGIRETTLDGNAWLDESRRLQFAPDPEEAAVNTYATFSQPAESVHLLSAEKPMLAVKYADEALPAGQLGAESNRIRRETDSQQDKKDEGRSSKATEGPYNSFKADSSNQEYIIELSPMEIRTFIVYLTPA from the exons ATGTCTGCGAAGACTTCGGTGTGGCTGGCGTTCTTTTGCGTCCTCGGCTGCCTGATACACGATGCCGATTTGCGAAGTATTCAACAAAGGGCATCCCAGTGCGGCTATCAG agCTGCCATCCAACGAAACCCAACATGCTGAACGTGCACCTGGTGGCCCACACCCATGACGACGTGGGTTGGCTGAAGACCGTCGACCAGTACTACTATGGCAGCGAGACCAGAATCCAAAAGGCTGGAGTCCAGTATATTATCGATTCGGTGGTGGAGGCTCTGCTCCGGGATCCGGAGAAACGTTTCATCTATGTGGAGTCTGCCTTCTTCTTCAAGTGGTGGAAGGAGCAGAAGCCCAAAGTCCAGGATGCAGTGAAGATGTTGGTGGAGCAAGGAAGACTTGAATTCATTGGCGGCGCCTGGAGCATGAATGACGAGGCCACCACCCATTACCAGAGTGTGATCGATCAGTTCTCCTGGGGATTGAG ACTTTTGAATGACACCTTTGGAGAGTGCGGACGTCCGCGGGTGGGATGGCAAATAGATCCCTTTGGTCACTCCAGGGAAATGGCATCCATGTTCGCGCAAATGGGCTTCGATGGAATGTTCTTCGGACGACTGGACTATCAGGATAAGGACGAGCGCCTAATGACCAAGAATGCGGAGATGATATGGCATGGTTCAGCCAATTTGG GAGAGGAAGCGGATCTGTTCAGTGGCGCCCTCTACAACAACTACCAGGCACCAGATGGCTTCTGCTTCGATATCCTTTGCAACGATCAACCCATCATTGATGGCAAACACAGTCCCGATAATAATGTTAAAGAGCGC ATCGATACGTTTTTGGATTTCGCCAAGACCCAATCCCAATACTACCGCACCAACAATATCATTGTCACAATGGGCGGTGATTTCACATACCAGGCTGCCCATGTCTACTATAAGAACCTCGACAAGTTGATACG ATATGCCAATGAACGCCAGGCAAATGGTTCGAACATAAACCTACTGTACTCCACTCCCTCGTGCTATCTGAAATCGCTGCACGATGCTGGCATCACTTGGCCCAGCAAGAGCGATGACTTCTTCCCATATGCCTCCGATCCACATGCCTACTGGACGGGTTACTTCACATCGCGACCCACTCTGAAGCGATTCGAGCGGGATGGCAATCACTTCCTGCAGATTTGCAAGCAGTTGAGTGCTCTGGCGCCACAGAAACCCGAAGAATTCGATTCCCACTTGACCTTTATGCGGGAAACCCTCGGCATAATGCAGCACCACGATGCCATAACTGGAACCGAGAAGGAAAAGGTGGCTCTGGACTATGCCAAGCGAATGAGTGTCGCCTTCCGGGCCTGTGGAGCTACCACTCGCAATGTCTTGAATCAACTGACTGTCCAATCAAAGGAAAATGTCAAGGATAAATCGGCCAAATATGTTTTCGAGTTCAAGACCTGTGCCCTGCTGAACATCACCTCCTGTCCCGTCTCCGAGGTCAACGATAGATTTGCCCTAACCCTCTACAATCCGCTGGCTCACACGGTCAATGAGTATGTGAGGATTCCTGTGCCAGAGTCCAACTACAAAATCATTGATAACAAGG GTATTACTTTGGAAAGCCAAGCCGTTCCGATTCCCCAGGTGCTGATCGACATTAAGCACAGGAACTCCACAGCCAAATACGAAATCGTTTTCCTAGCCACCAACATTCCGCCCCTGGGATACCGCACATATTATGTTGAGAAACTGGACAGTAGTGAGGGTAGTACTGAGGGTAGCACTGTTTCCAGGGCCTTGCCGAAGCGAACTTCCAGCGTTACAGTGATTGGAAATAGT CACATTCAACTTGGGTTCGACACCAATGGTTTCCTTTCGGAAGTCACAGCCGATGGCCTTACTAGATTGGTCAGTCAGGATTTCCTGTTCTACGAGGGTGCTGTTGGAAATAATGCAGAGTTCCTCAATCGTTCATCCGGTGCCTACATCTTCCGACCCAACGAGGACAAGATACACTTTGCCACCGACCAAGTCGAAATCGAAGTCTACAAGGGCGATCTGGTGCATGAGGTGCATCAGAAGTTCAACAATTGGATTAGCCAGGTGGTGCGAGTTTACAACAAGGATTCATACGCTGAGTTTGAGTGGCTGGTTGGACCCATTCCCATTAATGATGGCATTGGCAAGGAGGTCATTACTCGCTTCAACTCGGACATCGCGTCGGACGGCATTTTCCGCACCGATTCCAATG GTCGCGAGATGATCAAGAGGAAAATCAACCATCGCGACACGTGGAGTGTGAAAATCAACGAAGCAGTGGCCGGCAATTACTATCCCATTACGACTAAAATAGATCTGGAGGACGACACTGCCCGTATGGCCATCCTTACGGACAGAGCCCAGGGAGGCAGCTCCTTGAAGGACGGATCCTTGGAACTGATGGTTCACCGTCGTCTGTTGAAGGACGATGCCTTTGGCGTGGGCGAGGCTCTGAATGAGACTGAGTTTGGCGATGGACTGATTGCTCGAGGCAAACACCATCTGTTCTTCGGAAAGTCCACGGATCGGGAAGGTGTTTCCCTCAAGGGAATCGAGAGGCTAACCCAGCTGGAGAAACTGCTGCCCACATGGAAGTTCTTCAGCAACATGGAGGATTACAGTGCCGACGAATGGCAAACAGCATTTACTAATACC TTTAGCGGAATTTCATTGGTTCTGCCGAAACCCGTGCACCTGCTTACCCTGGAGCCCTGGCACGAGAACCAACTCCTGGTGCGCTTTGAGCACATCTTGGAGAACGGCGAAGATGCATCCTACTCCCAGCCCGCTCAGTTCAATGTCAAGAACGTGCTGAGTGCCTTCGAGGTCGAGGGCATCCGCGAAACCACTTTGGATGGCAATGCCTGGCTGGACGAAAGTCGACGACTCCAGTTTGCGCCGGATCCTGAAGAAGCCGCGGTTAACACATATGCCACATTCTCGCAACCCGC